The following coding sequences lie in one Lentilactobacillus sp. SPB1-3 genomic window:
- a CDS encoding MFS transporter — protein MNKFRLQSLVFVLVAFMLGCNEFMVVGVLSDLSKTFGVPISLVGYLVTIFATVYAISTPFITILTSKYRRYNTLMTLMVIFLIGNSLSALATSFWFMLISRVLTALTAGSIISLIMAFASQIAPQDKRAALVSWIFAGFSIASVFGVPIGVAISTSIGWRYAFWMISIVSILTIIPLGILLPKNVSQTTSTIKSQLTLLLDPRIYYGIGLVLFTAATMYSYYTYIRPLLTTSMHFSLGSLNWLLFIIGIFSIISNRMSGKLAELPNSLNKMPIFYICDIILLIALPLLIPFKYLALIVILALTLIVTILNAPIQIHFLNLAESEYPQSLVLASSLNSIFFNFGISLGSATASIMVAKVGVSNISLSGAVYALISLVIVLLLIRAIKAKPLAMY, from the coding sequence TTGAACAAATTCAGACTACAATCACTCGTTTTCGTTCTAGTAGCATTTATGCTTGGATGTAACGAGTTCATGGTGGTTGGTGTGCTATCCGACCTATCAAAAACCTTTGGTGTCCCTATCTCATTAGTCGGTTACTTAGTGACCATCTTTGCGACAGTTTATGCCATCAGCACCCCATTCATTACTATTTTAACTAGTAAGTATCGTCGCTATAATACGCTAATGACATTAATGGTTATCTTTTTAATTGGTAACTCACTAAGTGCATTGGCAACCAGCTTTTGGTTTATGCTGATTTCTCGAGTACTAACTGCCCTCACTGCTGGCTCAATTATTTCTCTGATCATGGCATTTGCCAGCCAAATCGCACCACAAGACAAACGTGCTGCCTTAGTATCATGGATCTTTGCTGGATTCAGTATTGCTTCAGTGTTCGGAGTTCCGATCGGTGTAGCTATTAGTACCAGTATTGGCTGGCGATATGCGTTCTGGATGATTTCAATCGTCAGCATTTTGACCATCATCCCATTAGGAATTCTGTTACCGAAAAACGTTAGTCAAACTACCAGCACTATTAAAAGCCAGTTAACATTACTACTAGATCCACGAATCTATTACGGTATCGGCTTAGTTCTGTTCACCGCAGCTACTATGTATTCTTACTATACTTACATTCGACCACTACTAACGACTAGCATGCACTTCAGTCTTGGCAGTCTAAATTGGTTACTGTTTATCATCGGAATTTTCAGTATTATCAGCAACCGGATGTCTGGTAAACTTGCAGAATTACCTAATAGTCTGAATAAAATGCCTATCTTCTATATTTGTGACATCATCTTATTAATTGCATTACCGTTACTTATACCATTCAAGTACCTTGCTTTAATAGTAATTTTGGCCTTAACTTTAATCGTAACGATATTAAATGCTCCAATTCAAATTCACTTCTTGAATCTTGCAGAATCTGAATATCCACAGTCCCTAGTTTTGGCATCATCCCTAAACTCCATTTTCTTCAACTTTGGAATTTCATTAGGGTCCGCCACCGCCTCAATCATGGTTGCTAAGGTTGGCGTTAGCAATATCAGTCTAAGTGGTGCAGTCTACGCTTTGATAAGCTTAGTCATCGTCCTATTACTTATTAGAGCAATCAAAGCAAAGCCACTAGCAATGTACTAG
- a CDS encoding sugar porter family MFS transporter — translation MQQNNVKVHHISAGFVYFFGALGGLLFGYDTGVISGAILFIEKQLHLDSWQQGWVVSAVLLGAILGSAIIGPMSDKYGRRKLVLLSGVIFFIGALGSAFSPEFWTLIISRIILGMAVGAASALIPTYLAELSPADKRGAMSSLFQLMVMTGIFLAYVTNYGLSGFYTGWRWMLGFAAIPAALLFFGALFLPESPRFLVKEQKVEEAKQILSIMNKHDETVVNKELSDIKEQAAIKSGGWSELFGKLVRPALVIGVGLAIFQQVMGCNTVLYYAPTIFTDVGFGVSAALIAHIGIGIFNVIVTAIAVMIMDKIDRRKMLIGGAIGMGISLFIMSFAMKFSGQSHLAAIICVIALTIYIAFFSATWGPVMWVMIGEVFPLNIRGLGNSFSSVINWTANMIVSLTFPPLLDFFGTGSLFIGYGVLCFASIWFVHSKVFETRNRSLEDIEEELRSRES, via the coding sequence ATGCAACAAAATAATGTTAAAGTTCATCATATTTCGGCCGGCTTCGTTTATTTTTTCGGAGCTCTTGGTGGTTTACTGTTCGGATATGACACTGGTGTTATTTCTGGAGCTATTTTATTTATTGAAAAGCAATTACATCTAGATTCTTGGCAACAAGGATGGGTCGTTAGCGCCGTTCTATTAGGTGCAATTTTAGGTTCTGCAATTATTGGACCAATGTCTGATAAATATGGTCGTCGAAAATTAGTATTACTATCAGGTGTCATCTTCTTTATTGGTGCATTAGGATCAGCTTTTTCTCCTGAATTCTGGACACTCATTATTTCCAGAATTATTTTAGGTATGGCCGTTGGTGCCGCTTCAGCGTTAATCCCAACTTACCTTGCTGAATTATCACCAGCTGATAAGCGTGGAGCTATGTCTAGTTTATTCCAATTAATGGTCATGACTGGAATCTTCCTTGCTTATGTAACTAACTATGGTCTTTCAGGATTTTACACTGGATGGCGTTGGATGTTAGGTTTCGCTGCTATTCCTGCTGCCCTATTATTCTTCGGAGCCTTATTCTTGCCTGAAAGTCCGCGTTTCTTAGTTAAGGAACAGAAGGTCGAAGAAGCTAAACAGATTTTAAGTATCATGAATAAGCATGACGAAACAGTTGTTAATAAAGAACTAAGCGATATTAAAGAGCAAGCTGCCATCAAGAGTGGTGGTTGGTCAGAGTTATTCGGTAAGTTAGTTCGCCCAGCATTAGTTATTGGTGTTGGTTTAGCAATTTTCCAACAAGTTATGGGATGTAACACTGTTTTATACTACGCACCAACAATTTTTACTGATGTTGGTTTCGGTGTTTCAGCTGCTTTGATTGCTCATATCGGAATTGGTATTTTTAATGTTATCGTTACTGCCATTGCCGTTATGATCATGGATAAAATCGATCGTAGAAAGATGCTTATCGGCGGTGCCATTGGAATGGGTATTTCATTATTTATTATGAGTTTTGCAATGAAATTCTCTGGTCAAAGTCATTTAGCAGCAATTATCTGTGTAATCGCATTAACCATTTACATTGCATTCTTCTCTGCAACCTGGGGCCCTGTTATGTGGGTTATGATTGGTGAAGTTTTCCCATTGAATATCCGTGGATTAGGTAACTCTTTCTCAAGTGTTATCAACTGGACAGCTAACATGATTGTTTCGTTAACTTTCCCACCATTACTTGATTTCTTCGGTACTGGTAGTTTATTCATCGGTTATGGTGTTCTTTGTTTCGCATCTATCTGGTTCGTTCACAGTAAAGTATTTGAAACTAGAAACCGTTCTTTGGAAGACATTGAAGAAGAACTAAGAAGCCGCGAAAGCTAA